The following proteins are co-located in the Eptesicus fuscus isolate TK198812 chromosome 9, DD_ASM_mEF_20220401, whole genome shotgun sequence genome:
- the KIF2C gene encoding kinesin-like protein KIF2C isoform X3: protein MKQKRKSVNSKIPAPKEGLRSRSTRMSTLSEVHVTPKEDGMEVDLPVRANSRKQFLVPTGPPRNSCPAVAEIPFTMVSEEVEEQVHSVRGSSSANAVNSVRRKSCIVKEMEKMKNKREEKRAQISEMRTKRAQEYDNSFPNWEFARMIKEFRATLDCHPLTMTDPIEEHRICVCVRKRPLNKQELAKKEIDVISIPSKCLLFVHEPKLKVDLTKYLENQSFCFDFAFDETASNEVIYRFTARPLVHTIFQGGKATCFAYGQTGSGKTHTMGGGLSGKAQNASKGIYAMASQDVFLMKNQPRYRNLGLEVYVTFFEIYNGKVFDLLNKKAKLRVLEDGKQQVQVLGLQEHLVNCADDVIKMIDIGSACRTSGQTFANSNSSRSHACFQILLRAKGRVHGKFSLVDLAGNERGADTSSADRQTRMEGAEINKSLLALKECIRALGQNKAHTPFRESKLTQVLRDSFIGENSRTCMIAMISPGISSCEYTLNTLRYADRVKELSPHSGPSGEQPIQMETEETEASFQESLVTSNFSKEEEELSSQMSSFNEAMTQIRELEERAIEELKEIVQQGPSWLELAEMTEQPDYDLETFVNKTESALAQQAKHFSALQDDIKALRLAMQLEEQASKQISSKKRPH from the exons ATG aaacaaAAGCGCAAATCAGTCAACTCCAAAATTCCTGCTCCTAAGGAAG GTCTCCGAAGCCGCTCCACTCGCATGTCCACTCTCTCAGAGGTTCACGTCACCCCCAAGGAGGATGGTATGGAGGTGGACCTGCCCGTGCGTGCCAATTCCCGCAAGCAGTTCTTAGTTCCTA CTGGCCCCCCTCGGAACTCCTGCCCTGCAGTGGCTGAAATACCATTTACGATGGTCAGCGAGGAGGTAGAAGAGCAAGTCCATTCCGTGCGAGGCAGCTCTTCTGCAAACGCGGTGAACTCAG TTCGGAGGAAATCATGTATTgtgaaggaaatggaaaaaatgaagaacaaaCGAGAAGAGAAGAGGGCCCAGATCTCTGAAATGAGAACCAAGCGAGCTCAG GAGTATGACAACAGCTTTCCAAACTGGGAATTTGCCCGGATGATTAAAGAATTTCGGGCTACCTTGGATTGTCATCCCCTTACTATGACTGATCCT ATAGAAGAGCACAGGATATGCGTTTGTGTTAGGAAACGCCCGCTGAATAAACAAG AATTGGCCAAGAAAGAAATTGATGTGATTTCCATTCCTAGCAAGTGTCTCCTCTTCGTACATGAGCCCAAGTTAAAAGTGGACTTAACAAAGTATCTGGAGAACCAGTCGTTCTGCTTTGACTTTGCATTTGATGAAACAGCTTCAAATGAAGTCATCTATAG GTTCACAGCAAGGCCACTGGTACACACAATTTTCCAAGGCGGAAAAGCGACCTGTTTTGCATATGGCCAGACAGGAAGTGGCAAGACGCAT ACTATGGGCGGAGGCCTCTCTGGGAAAGCCCAGAATGCATCCAAAGGAATCTATGCAATGGCCT CCCAGGATGTCTTCCTCATGAAGAATCAGCCCCGCTACCGGAACCTGGGCCTGGAAGTCTATGTGACGTTCTTTGAGATCTATAATGGGAAG GTGTTCGATTTGCTAAACAAGAAGGCCAAGCTGCGCGTGCTGGAGGATGGGAAGCAGCAGGTGCAggtgctggggctgcaggagcACCTGGTTAACTGTGCTGACGATGTCATCAAGATGATCGACATAGGCAGTGCCTGCAG GACCTCTGGACAGACATTTGCCAACTCCAACTCTTCCCGCTCCCATGCCTGCTTCCAGATTCTCCTTCGAGCCAAAGGGAGAGTGCATGGCAAGTTCTCTTTGGTGGATCTGGCAGGGAACGAACGAGGTGCAGACACTTCCAGTGCTGACCGGCAGACCCGCATGGAAGGCGCAGAAATCAACAAAAGTCTCCTGGCTCTGAAG GAGTGCATCAGGGCCCTGGGACAGAACAAGGCTCACACCCCATTCCGCGAGAGCAAGCTGACACAGGTGCTGCGGGACTCCTTTATCGGGGAGAACTCAAGGACCTGTATG ATTGCCATGATCTCACCAGGCATAAGCTCCTGTGAATATACTTTAAATACACTAAGATACGCAGACAG GGTCAAGGAGCTGAGCCCCCACAGTGGGCCCAGTGGGGAGCAGCCAATTCAAATGGAAACAGAAGAGACAGAAGCCAGCTTTCAGGAGTCTCTGGTCACAAGcaat TTTTCCAAGGAAGAAGAGGAACTGTCTTCCCAGATGTCCAGCTTTAATGAAGCCATGACTCAGATcagggagctggaggagagggCCATTGAAGAGCTCAAGGAGATTGTCCAG CAAGGGCCAAGCTGGCTTGAGCTGGCCGAGATGACAGAGCAGCCCGACTACGACCTGGAGACCTTTGTGAACAAGACCGAGTCTGCCCTGGCCCAGCAAGCCAAGCACTTCTCAGCCCTGCAAG ATGACATCAAGGCCTTACGCTTGGCCATGCAGCTGGAAGAACAGGCCAGCAAACAAATAAGCAGCAAGAAACGGCCCCATTGA
- the KIF2C gene encoding kinesin-like protein KIF2C isoform X2 yields MSTLSEVHVTPKEDGMEVDLPVRANSRKQFLVPTGPPRNSCPAVAEIPFTMVSEEVEEQVHSVRGSSSANAVNSVRRKSCIVKEMEKMKNKREEKRAQISEMRTKRAQEYDNSFPNWEFARMIKEFRATLDCHPLTMTDPIEEHRICVCVRKRPLNKQELAKKEIDVISIPSKCLLFVHEPKLKVDLTKYLENQSFCFDFAFDETASNEVIYRFTARPLVHTIFQGGKATCFAYGQTGSGKTHTMGGGLSGKAQNASKGIYAMASQDVFLMKNQPRYRNLGLEVYVTFFEIYNGKVFDLLNKKAKLRVLEDGKQQVQVLGLQEHLVNCADDVIKMIDIGSACRTSGQTFANSNSSRSHACFQILLRAKGRVHGKFSLVDLAGNERGADTSSADRQTRMEGAEINKSLLALKECIRALGQNKAHTPFRESKLTQVLRDSFIGENSRTCMIAMISPGISSCEYTLNTLRYADRVKELSPHSGPSGEQPIQMETEETEASFQESLVTSNFSKEEEELSSQMSSFNEAMTQIRELEERAIEELKEIVQQGPSWLELAEMTEQPDYDLETFVNKTESALAQQAKHFSALQDDIKALRLAMQLEEQASKQISSKKRPH; encoded by the exons ATGTCCACTCTCTCAGAGGTTCACGTCACCCCCAAGGAGGATGGTATGGAGGTGGACCTGCCCGTGCGTGCCAATTCCCGCAAGCAGTTCTTAGTTCCTA CTGGCCCCCCTCGGAACTCCTGCCCTGCAGTGGCTGAAATACCATTTACGATGGTCAGCGAGGAGGTAGAAGAGCAAGTCCATTCCGTGCGAGGCAGCTCTTCTGCAAACGCGGTGAACTCAG TTCGGAGGAAATCATGTATTgtgaaggaaatggaaaaaatgaagaacaaaCGAGAAGAGAAGAGGGCCCAGATCTCTGAAATGAGAACCAAGCGAGCTCAG GAGTATGACAACAGCTTTCCAAACTGGGAATTTGCCCGGATGATTAAAGAATTTCGGGCTACCTTGGATTGTCATCCCCTTACTATGACTGATCCT ATAGAAGAGCACAGGATATGCGTTTGTGTTAGGAAACGCCCGCTGAATAAACAAG AATTGGCCAAGAAAGAAATTGATGTGATTTCCATTCCTAGCAAGTGTCTCCTCTTCGTACATGAGCCCAAGTTAAAAGTGGACTTAACAAAGTATCTGGAGAACCAGTCGTTCTGCTTTGACTTTGCATTTGATGAAACAGCTTCAAATGAAGTCATCTATAG GTTCACAGCAAGGCCACTGGTACACACAATTTTCCAAGGCGGAAAAGCGACCTGTTTTGCATATGGCCAGACAGGAAGTGGCAAGACGCAT ACTATGGGCGGAGGCCTCTCTGGGAAAGCCCAGAATGCATCCAAAGGAATCTATGCAATGGCCT CCCAGGATGTCTTCCTCATGAAGAATCAGCCCCGCTACCGGAACCTGGGCCTGGAAGTCTATGTGACGTTCTTTGAGATCTATAATGGGAAG GTGTTCGATTTGCTAAACAAGAAGGCCAAGCTGCGCGTGCTGGAGGATGGGAAGCAGCAGGTGCAggtgctggggctgcaggagcACCTGGTTAACTGTGCTGACGATGTCATCAAGATGATCGACATAGGCAGTGCCTGCAG GACCTCTGGACAGACATTTGCCAACTCCAACTCTTCCCGCTCCCATGCCTGCTTCCAGATTCTCCTTCGAGCCAAAGGGAGAGTGCATGGCAAGTTCTCTTTGGTGGATCTGGCAGGGAACGAACGAGGTGCAGACACTTCCAGTGCTGACCGGCAGACCCGCATGGAAGGCGCAGAAATCAACAAAAGTCTCCTGGCTCTGAAG GAGTGCATCAGGGCCCTGGGACAGAACAAGGCTCACACCCCATTCCGCGAGAGCAAGCTGACACAGGTGCTGCGGGACTCCTTTATCGGGGAGAACTCAAGGACCTGTATG ATTGCCATGATCTCACCAGGCATAAGCTCCTGTGAATATACTTTAAATACACTAAGATACGCAGACAG GGTCAAGGAGCTGAGCCCCCACAGTGGGCCCAGTGGGGAGCAGCCAATTCAAATGGAAACAGAAGAGACAGAAGCCAGCTTTCAGGAGTCTCTGGTCACAAGcaat TTTTCCAAGGAAGAAGAGGAACTGTCTTCCCAGATGTCCAGCTTTAATGAAGCCATGACTCAGATcagggagctggaggagagggCCATTGAAGAGCTCAAGGAGATTGTCCAG CAAGGGCCAAGCTGGCTTGAGCTGGCCGAGATGACAGAGCAGCCCGACTACGACCTGGAGACCTTTGTGAACAAGACCGAGTCTGCCCTGGCCCAGCAAGCCAAGCACTTCTCAGCCCTGCAAG ATGACATCAAGGCCTTACGCTTGGCCATGCAGCTGGAAGAACAGGCCAGCAAACAAATAAGCAGCAAGAAACGGCCCCATTGA
- the KIF2C gene encoding kinesin-like protein KIF2C isoform X1 — protein sequence MIDFDDVAAINPELLQPLPLHPKDNLPLQVNVMKQKRKSVNSKIPAPKEGLRSRSTRMSTLSEVHVTPKEDGMEVDLPVRANSRKQFLVPTGPPRNSCPAVAEIPFTMVSEEVEEQVHSVRGSSSANAVNSVRRKSCIVKEMEKMKNKREEKRAQISEMRTKRAQEYDNSFPNWEFARMIKEFRATLDCHPLTMTDPIEEHRICVCVRKRPLNKQELAKKEIDVISIPSKCLLFVHEPKLKVDLTKYLENQSFCFDFAFDETASNEVIYRFTARPLVHTIFQGGKATCFAYGQTGSGKTHTMGGGLSGKAQNASKGIYAMASQDVFLMKNQPRYRNLGLEVYVTFFEIYNGKVFDLLNKKAKLRVLEDGKQQVQVLGLQEHLVNCADDVIKMIDIGSACRTSGQTFANSNSSRSHACFQILLRAKGRVHGKFSLVDLAGNERGADTSSADRQTRMEGAEINKSLLALKECIRALGQNKAHTPFRESKLTQVLRDSFIGENSRTCMIAMISPGISSCEYTLNTLRYADRVKELSPHSGPSGEQPIQMETEETEASFQESLVTSNFSKEEEELSSQMSSFNEAMTQIRELEERAIEELKEIVQQGPSWLELAEMTEQPDYDLETFVNKTESALAQQAKHFSALQDDIKALRLAMQLEEQASKQISSKKRPH from the exons ATG ATTGATTTTGATGATGTGGCTGCAATAAACCCAGAACTCTTACAGCCTCTTCCCTTACACCCGAAGGATAATCTGCCTCTGCAGGTGAATGTAATG aaacaaAAGCGCAAATCAGTCAACTCCAAAATTCCTGCTCCTAAGGAAG GTCTCCGAAGCCGCTCCACTCGCATGTCCACTCTCTCAGAGGTTCACGTCACCCCCAAGGAGGATGGTATGGAGGTGGACCTGCCCGTGCGTGCCAATTCCCGCAAGCAGTTCTTAGTTCCTA CTGGCCCCCCTCGGAACTCCTGCCCTGCAGTGGCTGAAATACCATTTACGATGGTCAGCGAGGAGGTAGAAGAGCAAGTCCATTCCGTGCGAGGCAGCTCTTCTGCAAACGCGGTGAACTCAG TTCGGAGGAAATCATGTATTgtgaaggaaatggaaaaaatgaagaacaaaCGAGAAGAGAAGAGGGCCCAGATCTCTGAAATGAGAACCAAGCGAGCTCAG GAGTATGACAACAGCTTTCCAAACTGGGAATTTGCCCGGATGATTAAAGAATTTCGGGCTACCTTGGATTGTCATCCCCTTACTATGACTGATCCT ATAGAAGAGCACAGGATATGCGTTTGTGTTAGGAAACGCCCGCTGAATAAACAAG AATTGGCCAAGAAAGAAATTGATGTGATTTCCATTCCTAGCAAGTGTCTCCTCTTCGTACATGAGCCCAAGTTAAAAGTGGACTTAACAAAGTATCTGGAGAACCAGTCGTTCTGCTTTGACTTTGCATTTGATGAAACAGCTTCAAATGAAGTCATCTATAG GTTCACAGCAAGGCCACTGGTACACACAATTTTCCAAGGCGGAAAAGCGACCTGTTTTGCATATGGCCAGACAGGAAGTGGCAAGACGCAT ACTATGGGCGGAGGCCTCTCTGGGAAAGCCCAGAATGCATCCAAAGGAATCTATGCAATGGCCT CCCAGGATGTCTTCCTCATGAAGAATCAGCCCCGCTACCGGAACCTGGGCCTGGAAGTCTATGTGACGTTCTTTGAGATCTATAATGGGAAG GTGTTCGATTTGCTAAACAAGAAGGCCAAGCTGCGCGTGCTGGAGGATGGGAAGCAGCAGGTGCAggtgctggggctgcaggagcACCTGGTTAACTGTGCTGACGATGTCATCAAGATGATCGACATAGGCAGTGCCTGCAG GACCTCTGGACAGACATTTGCCAACTCCAACTCTTCCCGCTCCCATGCCTGCTTCCAGATTCTCCTTCGAGCCAAAGGGAGAGTGCATGGCAAGTTCTCTTTGGTGGATCTGGCAGGGAACGAACGAGGTGCAGACACTTCCAGTGCTGACCGGCAGACCCGCATGGAAGGCGCAGAAATCAACAAAAGTCTCCTGGCTCTGAAG GAGTGCATCAGGGCCCTGGGACAGAACAAGGCTCACACCCCATTCCGCGAGAGCAAGCTGACACAGGTGCTGCGGGACTCCTTTATCGGGGAGAACTCAAGGACCTGTATG ATTGCCATGATCTCACCAGGCATAAGCTCCTGTGAATATACTTTAAATACACTAAGATACGCAGACAG GGTCAAGGAGCTGAGCCCCCACAGTGGGCCCAGTGGGGAGCAGCCAATTCAAATGGAAACAGAAGAGACAGAAGCCAGCTTTCAGGAGTCTCTGGTCACAAGcaat TTTTCCAAGGAAGAAGAGGAACTGTCTTCCCAGATGTCCAGCTTTAATGAAGCCATGACTCAGATcagggagctggaggagagggCCATTGAAGAGCTCAAGGAGATTGTCCAG CAAGGGCCAAGCTGGCTTGAGCTGGCCGAGATGACAGAGCAGCCCGACTACGACCTGGAGACCTTTGTGAACAAGACCGAGTCTGCCCTGGCCCAGCAAGCCAAGCACTTCTCAGCCCTGCAAG ATGACATCAAGGCCTTACGCTTGGCCATGCAGCTGGAAGAACAGGCCAGCAAACAAATAAGCAGCAAGAAACGGCCCCATTGA